In Hippoglossus stenolepis isolate QCI-W04-F060 chromosome 13, HSTE1.2, whole genome shotgun sequence, a single genomic region encodes these proteins:
- the uchl3 gene encoding ubiquitin carboxyl-terminal hydrolase isozyme L3, whose product MDCPRWLPLESNPEVMTKFVNCLGMKPTWQFGDVYGLDPELLSMVPRPVCAVLLLFPVTEKYEAFKQEEEEKLKDQRQEISPDVFFIKQTIGNACGTIGLIHAVANNKQHLEFESDSPLKKFLEKTSTMTPKERAAFLEKDESIRVTHESSAQEGQTEAPSLDEKVNLHFIALVNVGGQLYELDGRKPFPIIHSKTSEDTFLEDAVEVCKVFMARDPQEVRFTIIALSKDSY is encoded by the exons ATGGACTGTCCACGATGGCTGCCTCTGGAGTCCAACCCAGAA GTCATGACGAAG TTCGTTAACTGTCTGGGTATGAAGCCAACTTGGCAATTTGGAGATGTGTATGGATTAGATCCAGAGCTCCTCAGCATGGTGCCAAGAcctgtgtgtgcagtgctgctcctcttcccaGTGACAGAGAAG TACGAGGCCTTCAagcaagaagaggaagagaaactgaAGGATCAGCGACAGGAGATCTCTCCCGATGTCTTCTTCATTAAGCAGACCATCGGAAATGCCTGTGGAACAATAGGGTTAATTCATGCAGTGGCAAACAACAAGCAACACCTGGAATTTG AGTCTGATTCTCCTCTTAAGAAGTTTCTTGAAAAAACCTCTACAATGACCCCAAAGGAAAGGGCTGCATTCCTGGAAAAAGACGAG AGTATACGTGTTACCCACGAGTCGAGTGCACAAGAGGGACAGACTGAG GCTCCAAGCTTAGATGAGAAAGTGAATCTGCATTTTATAGCGTTGGTGAATGTCGGAGGACAGTTATATGAACTGG ATGGCCGGAAGCCTTTCCCCATAATCCACAGTAAAACTTCAGAAGACACTTTCCTCGAG GACGCTGTAGAGGTTTGTAAGGTCTTCATGGCTCGGGACCCGCAGGAGGTTCGTTTCACCATCATTGCCCTTTCCAAAGATTCTTACTGA